The Streptomyces phaeolivaceus genome has a window encoding:
- a CDS encoding RICIN domain-containing protein, which yields MSLWTSLEPASTTVDPGGSTTVRLRLRNTGDVVDEYRFEPVGDIAPWTTVEPHTLRLYPGTTGTVELTFAPPRTPDATAGPNPYAVRITPTQHPEATTVPEGNLTITPFTEVRAELVPPTVKGRFRGRPKLAIDNLGNTKVTAAVSGSDNGDQLSYEILPSNVRIEPGRAAFVKATLKPRQIIWFGSRQERPYALAVQRAGVAPQSVDGIYVQRGFLPGWLATCVGIFLALAVTFVTLWFAYQPRVVSAAGELQEAGTTSVPSASPSAMAPAPSISAAPLPSETPEAPQDEEQPADSGSGAGSGSGSGSGSGGGSGSGGSGSGGSGSGSDKEPDVKATTKKPATVKGFKIIGKGSNRCVDVTDAENGKGKDGTPLQIWDCAGTANQKWDFRGDGTVRSLGLCMDVAWGSRDDGAVIQVARCSGNPAQQFVLSTQGDLVNPQADKCVDVKDNGTGNGAKLQLWTCAGTPNQKWVVK from the coding sequence ATGAGCCTCTGGACCTCCCTCGAACCGGCCTCCACGACCGTGGACCCGGGAGGCAGCACGACGGTACGGCTGCGTCTGCGCAACACCGGTGACGTGGTCGACGAGTACCGCTTCGAGCCGGTCGGTGACATCGCGCCCTGGACCACCGTGGAGCCGCACACGCTCCGGCTGTACCCGGGGACGACGGGGACGGTGGAGCTGACGTTCGCCCCGCCCCGCACCCCCGACGCGACGGCCGGCCCGAACCCGTACGCCGTGCGGATCACCCCGACCCAGCACCCCGAGGCGACGACCGTCCCCGAGGGGAATCTGACGATCACGCCGTTCACGGAGGTGCGGGCGGAGCTGGTCCCGCCGACCGTGAAGGGACGGTTCCGGGGACGGCCCAAGCTGGCCATCGACAACCTCGGGAACACCAAGGTCACCGCCGCCGTCAGTGGCAGCGACAACGGCGACCAGCTGTCGTACGAGATCCTCCCGAGCAATGTGCGGATCGAGCCCGGTCGTGCCGCGTTCGTGAAGGCCACCCTGAAGCCGCGCCAGATCATCTGGTTCGGCTCCCGGCAGGAGAGACCGTACGCGCTGGCCGTGCAACGGGCGGGCGTGGCACCGCAGTCCGTCGACGGCATCTATGTCCAGCGGGGGTTCCTGCCGGGCTGGCTCGCCACCTGTGTGGGGATCTTCCTGGCGCTGGCCGTCACCTTCGTGACGCTGTGGTTCGCCTACCAGCCGAGGGTCGTCAGCGCCGCCGGAGAGCTGCAGGAGGCGGGTACGACGTCCGTGCCGAGCGCCAGCCCGTCCGCGATGGCCCCGGCGCCGAGCATCTCCGCCGCGCCGCTGCCCTCCGAGACGCCCGAGGCACCCCAGGACGAGGAGCAGCCCGCGGACTCGGGTTCGGGGGCGGGCTCCGGTTCCGGATCGGGCTCCGGCTCCGGGGGCGGGTCGGGGTCCGGCGGCTCGGGGTCCGGCGGCTCGGGGTCCGGGTCGGACAAGGAGCCGGACGTGAAGGCCACGACGAAGAAGCCGGCCACCGTCAAGGGATTCAAGATCATCGGCAAGGGCTCGAACCGCTGTGTGGACGTCACGGACGCGGAGAACGGCAAGGGCAAGGACGGCACCCCGCTCCAGATCTGGGACTGCGCGGGCACCGCCAACCAGAAGTGGGACTTCCGGGGCGACGGGACCGTGCGCTCCCTCGGGCTGTGCATGGACGTCGCCTGGGGCTCCCGCGACGACGGCGCCGTCATCCAGGTGGCCCGGTGCAGCGGCAACCCGGCCCAGCAGTTCGTGCTCAGCACCCAGGGCGACCTGGTCAACCCGCAGGCCGACAAGTGCGTCGACGTCAAGGACAACGGCACCGGCAACGGCGCCAAGCTCCAGCTGTGGACCTGCGCGGGCACGCCCAACCAGAAGTGGGTCGTGAAGTAG
- a CDS encoding helix-turn-helix transcriptional regulator, which yields MPSTVRTAGTTTAERQETRRRIPVVVHTLDPLSRAGVLAQLRGHPVIDLADDDEVRPGTVAVLVGDTPDEPLLSTLRRMVRSEGARAVLVVSLIRETELLDVIECGVGAIVWRHEATAHRLAQAVLAASRGDGDLPADLLGRLINQVGTLQRSVAGRGGAPLSGLVPREIDVLRLVAEGMDTGEIASKLSYSERTVKNVMHGLTTRLHLRNRAHAVAYALREGYI from the coding sequence TTGCCCAGCACAGTCCGGACCGCCGGGACGACGACGGCGGAGCGCCAGGAGACCCGGCGCCGTATCCCCGTCGTGGTCCACACCCTCGACCCGCTCTCCCGTGCCGGCGTGCTGGCCCAGCTGCGCGGGCACCCGGTGATCGACCTGGCGGACGACGACGAGGTACGGCCGGGCACCGTGGCCGTGCTCGTCGGGGACACCCCGGACGAGCCGCTGCTGTCCACGCTGCGCCGGATGGTGCGCAGCGAGGGCGCGCGGGCCGTGCTGGTGGTGAGCCTGATCCGGGAGACCGAGCTGCTCGATGTCATCGAGTGCGGGGTCGGCGCCATCGTGTGGCGCCACGAGGCCACCGCGCACCGGCTGGCGCAGGCCGTGCTCGCGGCCTCGCGCGGGGACGGCGACCTGCCCGCCGATCTGCTCGGCCGGCTGATCAACCAGGTGGGGACGTTGCAGCGTTCCGTCGCCGGGCGCGGCGGGGCGCCGCTGTCCGGACTGGTGCCGCGTGAGATCGACGTCCTCCGGCTCGTCGCCGAGGGGATGGACACCGGCGAGATCGCGAGCAAACTCTCCTACTCCGAACGCACCGTCAAGAACGTGATGCACGGGCTCACCACCCGGCTGCATCTGCGCAACCGGGCGCACGCGGTGGCCTATGCCCTCCGGGAAGGCTACATCTGA
- a CDS encoding hydrolase has protein sequence MSLWTSLEPASTTVDPGSSTTVRLRLRNTGDVVDEYRFEPVGDIAPWTTVEPHTLRLYPGTTGTVELTFAPPRTPDATAGPNAYAVRITPTEHPEAVTVPEGNLTITPFTEVRAELVPPTVKGRLRGRPKLAIDNLGNTKVTASVSGSDNGDQLSYDIFPSNVRIEPGRAAFVKATLKPRQIIWFGSKEERPYAFAVKRSGVTPLDVEGMYVQRSFLPGWLATCLGIFLALAITFLTMWFAFKPQVVSATSELQETSVSTLAPSPSAPASTPPPPTPSEPAPSSAPPQAAETESAASSGGSGGGSGGGGGGGDGGGTEEKKKAAPTAATAVRQLAAADPAGRHICYRAFVTGKGWTAPECDGDTAGTVGQGRSLKALNIAVSGVNGTASAAFVHDPNSTNGQGHYPKPWSSAKDGFDNYFGSSKAGAPDMLGFTINVDEGGKGVCQAVHQKDRGWQNLACDKPGEGEHYIFGGTLDNGIWLEAVKFTV, from the coding sequence GTGAGCCTTTGGACTTCCCTCGAACCCGCCTCCACGACCGTGGACCCGGGGAGCAGTACGACGGTACGGCTGCGTCTGCGCAACACCGGTGACGTGGTCGACGAGTACCGCTTCGAGCCGGTCGGCGACATCGCGCCCTGGACCACCGTGGAGCCGCACACGCTCCGGCTGTACCCGGGGACGACGGGGACGGTGGAGCTGACCTTCGCCCCGCCCCGCACCCCCGACGCGACGGCCGGCCCGAACGCGTACGCGGTGCGGATCACGCCGACCGAGCATCCGGAGGCGGTGACCGTCCCCGAGGGGAATCTGACGATCACCCCCTTCACGGAGGTGCGGGCGGAGCTGGTCCCGCCGACCGTGAAGGGACGCCTGCGGGGACGGCCCAAGCTGGCCATCGACAACCTGGGCAACACCAAGGTGACCGCGTCGGTCAGCGGCAGCGACAACGGCGACCAGCTGTCGTACGACATCTTCCCGAGCAATGTGCGGATCGAGCCCGGTCGTGCCGCGTTCGTGAAGGCCACGCTGAAGCCGCGCCAGATCATCTGGTTCGGGTCCAAGGAGGAGCGGCCGTACGCCTTCGCGGTGAAGCGGTCGGGGGTCACGCCGCTCGATGTCGAGGGCATGTACGTCCAGCGGAGCTTCCTTCCCGGCTGGCTCGCCACCTGTCTCGGGATCTTCCTGGCGCTCGCGATCACCTTCCTGACGATGTGGTTCGCGTTCAAGCCCCAAGTGGTCAGCGCCACCAGCGAGTTGCAGGAGACCTCCGTCAGCACGCTGGCGCCCAGCCCGTCGGCGCCGGCGTCGACCCCGCCGCCGCCCACGCCCTCCGAACCCGCCCCCTCCTCCGCGCCCCCGCAGGCGGCCGAGACGGAGAGCGCCGCCTCCTCCGGCGGGAGCGGCGGCGGCAGCGGTGGCGGTGGCGGTGGCGGTGACGGCGGTGGTACCGAGGAGAAGAAGAAGGCCGCGCCCACGGCCGCGACCGCCGTACGGCAGCTGGCGGCGGCGGACCCGGCCGGACGGCACATCTGCTACCGCGCCTTCGTGACGGGCAAGGGCTGGACGGCCCCCGAGTGCGACGGCGACACGGCCGGCACGGTGGGCCAGGGCAGGTCGCTCAAGGCCCTCAACATCGCGGTGTCCGGCGTCAACGGCACGGCCAGTGCCGCGTTCGTCCACGACCCGAACTCGACCAACGGCCAGGGCCATTACCCGAAGCCGTGGTCGAGCGCGAAGGACGGCTTCGACAACTACTTCGGCAGTTCCAAGGCGGGCGCCCCGGACATGCTGGGCTTCACCATCAACGTCGACGAAGGCGGCAAGGGCGTCTGCCAGGCGGTCCACCAGAAGGACCGGGGCTGGCAGAACCTGGCCTGCGACAAGCCCGGCGAGGGCGAGCACTACATCTTCGGCGGCACCCTCGACAACGGCATCTGGCTCGAAGCCGTCAAGTTCACCGTCTGA
- a CDS encoding RICIN domain-containing protein → MSLWTSLEPVSAAVDPGGTATVRLRLRNTGDVVDEYRFEPVGDIAPWTTVEPQTLRLFPGTTGTVELTFAPPRTPDATAGPNAYAVRITPTEHPEAATVPEGNLTITPFTEVRAELVPPTVKGRLRGRPKLAIDNLGNTKVTASVSGSDNGDQLSYDIFPSNVRIEPGRAAFVKATLKPRQITWFGSKQERPYLLAVKRSGVTPLDVEGMYVQRSFLPGWLATCLGILLALAVTFLTMWFAFRPQVVSAAGEYREAGVSTLPPSASPQPLESVRPEPEKDAEPEPDAAPSEEEADGGGGGGGGGAPEASSEPVEEEDESVLPARNVLLRNLATKLCADVPGEGNGRRDGRVQQFTCDDSTTDNQLWHLEVKVEKQAPDGTDLFQIRNAKDQLCMDLPNYGANPIHTKITEFTCDGTTSDNQLWWLDPQQSGGYWIRNYASDNKCLEVAGNEDLRNEVTLMLFHCTVTDDQEWQIVPAEGI, encoded by the coding sequence GTGAGCCTTTGGACTTCCCTGGAACCCGTGTCGGCGGCGGTGGACCCCGGGGGTACAGCGACCGTACGGCTGCGTCTGCGCAACACCGGTGACGTGGTCGACGAGTACCGCTTCGAGCCGGTCGGCGACATCGCGCCCTGGACCACCGTGGAGCCGCAGACCCTGCGGCTCTTTCCGGGGACCACGGGGACGGTCGAGCTGACGTTCGCGCCACCGCGCACGCCGGACGCGACGGCCGGCCCGAACGCGTACGCCGTGCGGATCACCCCGACCGAGCATCCGGAGGCGGCGACCGTCCCCGAGGGGAATCTGACGATCACCCCCTTCACGGAGGTGCGGGCGGAACTCGTCCCGCCGACCGTGAAGGGACGCCTGCGGGGACGGCCCAAGCTGGCCATCGACAACCTGGGCAACACCAAGGTGACCGCGTCGGTCAGCGGCAGCGACAACGGCGACCAGCTGTCGTACGACATCTTCCCGAGCAATGTGCGGATCGAGCCCGGTCGTGCCGCGTTCGTGAAGGCCACCCTGAAGCCGCGCCAGATCACCTGGTTCGGGTCGAAGCAGGAACGGCCGTATCTCCTCGCGGTGAAGCGGTCCGGGGTCACCCCGCTCGATGTCGAGGGCATGTACGTCCAGCGGAGCTTCCTCCCCGGCTGGCTCGCCACCTGTCTCGGGATCCTCCTCGCGCTGGCCGTCACCTTCCTGACGATGTGGTTCGCCTTCCGGCCCCAAGTGGTCAGCGCCGCCGGCGAGTACCGGGAGGCCGGCGTCAGCACGCTGCCGCCCTCGGCCTCGCCGCAGCCGCTGGAGTCCGTGCGACCGGAGCCGGAGAAGGATGCCGAGCCGGAGCCGGACGCGGCCCCCTCCGAAGAAGAGGCGGACGGCGGCGGGGGCGGGGGCGGGGGCGGTGCGCCCGAGGCCTCGTCCGAGCCGGTCGAGGAGGAGGACGAGAGCGTGCTGCCCGCGCGCAACGTCCTCCTGCGCAACCTCGCCACCAAGCTGTGCGCCGACGTCCCCGGCGAGGGCAACGGGCGCAGGGACGGCCGGGTCCAGCAGTTCACCTGCGACGACAGCACGACGGACAACCAGCTCTGGCACCTGGAGGTGAAGGTCGAGAAGCAGGCGCCCGACGGCACCGACCTCTTCCAGATCCGCAACGCCAAGGACCAGCTCTGCATGGACCTGCCGAACTACGGGGCGAACCCGATCCATACGAAGATCACGGAGTTCACCTGTGACGGCACGACCAGCGACAACCAGCTGTGGTGGCTCGACCCGCAGCAGAGCGGCGGCTACTGGATCCGCAACTACGCGAGCGACAACAAGTGCCTTGAGGTCGCGGGCAACGAAGACCTACGCAACGAGGTGACCCTGATGCTCTTCCACTGCACCGTCACCGACGACCAGGAATGGCAGATCGTTCCTGCGGAGGGGATCTGA
- a CDS encoding DUF4255 domain-containing protein, giving the protein MIHEVDEVLKGLIGGGALAGSGIDVSFEAPTRDWAARRNAPTVNTYLYDIREDVSRRQRGHMPVRDERDIVVRRRQPPRWFRLSYLVTAWTKQPQDEHRLLSAVLANLLRRELLPPDELPGALRALGLTLPLSVAGLHTESRSLAEIWSALGGELKPSLDLVVTVPFPAFPEYDAGPPVTEGAAIRVRGMDGSLEGSEQRAHRPGQLASSPITGEGQR; this is encoded by the coding sequence GTGATCCACGAGGTGGACGAGGTCCTCAAGGGACTGATCGGCGGTGGTGCCCTGGCCGGCTCCGGCATCGACGTCTCCTTCGAGGCCCCGACCCGCGACTGGGCGGCCCGGCGCAACGCGCCCACCGTCAACACCTATCTGTACGACATCCGCGAGGACGTCTCCCGCCGCCAGCGCGGCCATATGCCGGTCCGTGACGAGCGCGACATCGTCGTACGCCGCCGGCAGCCGCCCCGCTGGTTCCGGCTGTCGTACCTGGTCACCGCCTGGACGAAACAGCCCCAGGACGAACACCGGCTGCTCTCCGCCGTGCTGGCCAATCTGCTGCGGCGCGAACTGCTGCCCCCGGACGAACTCCCGGGCGCGCTCCGCGCGCTGGGCCTCACCCTGCCGCTCTCGGTGGCCGGGCTGCACACCGAGTCGCGGTCCCTGGCGGAGATCTGGTCCGCGCTGGGCGGCGAGCTGAAGCCGTCCCTGGACCTCGTGGTCACGGTTCCTTTCCCGGCCTTCCCCGAGTACGACGCCGGTCCCCCGGTCACCGAGGGCGCGGCGATCCGGGTGCGCGGCATGGACGGCTCCCTGGAGGGCTCCGAGCAACGCGCGCACCGGCCGGGGCAGTTGGCGTCCTCGCCGATCACCGGGGAGGGGCAGCGGTGA
- a CDS encoding ATP-binding protein translates to MTVGVTPDGDVLLVRLARLRERVAELVAERGAGDPTAGDPLRGLYLSEEGVRHLLAPSAGPHPSAFPDLPDPESAPYGPLELLAGRLGLTELDARILLIALAPDLDRSYEQLYGYLNDDVSRRRATVGLALDLCGLPVHLAQARARFLPSAPLSALGLLTIEDPERPFLGRALRVPDRLVAHLLGDDTLDAALVGQVRPLASPGAFASPSVEDDGGFTARLAARLTAAPVTVHLREHREGDGLMRATAALHTARIEALHFTPPEAADDLAALLPRLLREARLRDCAVVVSPVPEKPGPLFRALTAADVSVLFVGAQPYDPQWCDRDPLVLDVPRPPAGAVAAWAAALGRGADGPGFDLAATVAPYRLGGDRIERAARAAVDLAAFDGTEVTAAHLRLAARLQSASGLERHARRIRPDVGWGDLVLPDKPLAELRELALRARHRDRVLGDWRLSAGGGRGHGVLGLFAGESGTGKTLSAEVVAAELGLDLYVVQLSSIVDKYVGETEKNLERIFTEADRTDAVLLFDEADAVFGKRSEVKDSHDKYANMESAYLLQRLESFDGIALLTTNLRANIDEAFTRRLDLVVDFPFPDTAQRLALWRHSLAAVPRADDIDPAAVARDFELAGGSIRSAVVTAAYAAAGRGGPVTTADLREGAEREYRKAGRLVPGEGNW, encoded by the coding sequence GTGACCGTGGGTGTCACCCCCGACGGCGATGTCCTGCTGGTCCGGCTCGCCCGACTCCGGGAGCGGGTGGCCGAGTTGGTCGCCGAACGCGGCGCCGGTGATCCGACGGCGGGCGATCCGCTGCGCGGGCTGTATCTGTCCGAGGAGGGCGTACGGCATCTGCTGGCGCCGTCGGCGGGGCCGCACCCGTCCGCCTTCCCGGACCTCCCGGACCCGGAGAGCGCCCCGTACGGCCCGCTGGAGCTGCTCGCGGGGCGGCTCGGGCTCACCGAGCTGGACGCGCGGATCCTGCTGATCGCCCTGGCGCCCGATCTGGACCGCTCCTACGAGCAGTTGTACGGCTATCTGAACGACGATGTGAGCAGGCGCCGGGCCACGGTCGGGCTCGCGCTCGATCTGTGCGGGCTGCCGGTGCATCTCGCGCAGGCGCGGGCCCGGTTCCTGCCGTCGGCGCCGCTGAGCGCGCTCGGGCTGCTGACCATCGAGGACCCCGAACGGCCCTTCCTCGGGCGGGCGTTGCGGGTACCGGACCGGCTGGTCGCGCATCTGCTGGGCGACGACACGCTGGACGCGGCGCTCGTCGGCCAGGTCCGTCCACTGGCGTCACCGGGCGCGTTCGCGTCGCCTTCCGTGGAGGACGACGGCGGGTTCACCGCCCGGCTGGCCGCGCGGCTGACCGCCGCCCCCGTGACCGTCCATCTGCGGGAGCACCGCGAGGGCGACGGACTGATGCGCGCGACGGCGGCCCTGCACACGGCCCGGATCGAGGCCCTGCACTTCACGCCCCCGGAGGCCGCCGACGACCTCGCCGCGCTCCTCCCCCGGCTGCTGCGCGAGGCCCGGCTGCGCGACTGCGCGGTCGTGGTGTCCCCGGTGCCGGAGAAGCCGGGGCCGCTGTTCCGGGCGTTGACGGCGGCCGATGTGTCCGTGCTGTTCGTGGGGGCACAGCCGTACGACCCGCAGTGGTGCGACCGTGATCCGCTGGTCCTCGACGTGCCCCGGCCCCCTGCGGGCGCGGTGGCCGCCTGGGCGGCGGCGCTAGGTCGGGGCGCGGACGGGCCGGGGTTCGATCTGGCGGCCACGGTGGCCCCGTACCGGCTCGGTGGTGACCGGATCGAGCGGGCGGCCCGCGCCGCCGTGGACCTCGCGGCGTTCGACGGGACCGAGGTGACCGCCGCGCATCTGCGGCTGGCGGCGCGGCTGCAGTCCGCGTCCGGGCTGGAGCGGCACGCCCGCCGGATCCGGCCCGACGTCGGCTGGGGCGACCTGGTGCTGCCGGACAAGCCCCTCGCCGAACTGCGGGAACTCGCACTGCGGGCCCGGCATCGCGACCGGGTGCTCGGCGACTGGCGGCTGAGCGCCGGGGGCGGCCGGGGCCACGGGGTCCTGGGGCTGTTCGCGGGCGAGTCCGGCACCGGCAAGACGCTGTCGGCGGAGGTGGTGGCCGCCGAACTCGGCCTGGACCTCTATGTCGTGCAGCTCTCCTCGATCGTCGACAAGTACGTGGGCGAGACCGAGAAGAACCTCGAACGGATCTTCACCGAGGCCGACCGCACCGACGCCGTGCTGCTCTTCGACGAGGCGGACGCCGTGTTCGGCAAGCGCTCGGAGGTCAAGGACTCGCACGACAAGTACGCCAACATGGAGAGCGCCTATCTGCTCCAGCGGCTGGAGTCCTTCGACGGGATCGCCCTGCTGACGACCAATCTGCGGGCCAACATCGACGAGGCGTTCACCCGGCGGCTGGATCTGGTGGTCGACTTCCCGTTCCCGGACACCGCGCAGCGGCTGGCCCTGTGGCGGCACAGCCTCGCCGCCGTGCCCCGCGCCGACGACATCGACCCGGCGGCGGTGGCCCGGGACTTCGAGCTGGCCGGCGGTTCCATCCGCAGCGCGGTCGTCACCGCCGCGTACGCCGCCGCCGGGCGCGGCGGGCCGGTCACCACGGCCGATCTGCGGGAGGGCGCGGAGCGCGAGTACCGCAAGGCCGGGCGGCTGGTGCCGGGCGAGGGCAACTGGTAG